In one Polaribacter sp. ALD11 genomic region, the following are encoded:
- a CDS encoding TlpA disulfide reductase family protein, which yields MKQFFITLVFLSTILFISCEKNLKKKIKSEDVVLIFEERTFEKDTLKINGIMASYNVNPALTYIEEGNFQEKKIFPKNFLKMDTIILKTKNNIIINHKYHYYYNSSYYLKTGDTIIFKYNDDAPFVEINSENTQNIETQYNLKNKVLQSSMDFFLRNDHFRNEDEEMKYKLSLNNNLEKKINFLNNNKNSLDSKYYYYLKNKLVFEKKIINNDNVLINNDSLLVLNTYRDNIEKYYKEKYGTKTVKTSNGWRVDNRAIYDSLARKKTIISLTDKYILYHNLKEIAENFPSQDLEKYLFKFQKITNDSILINEMKSDYLLDYINLKKDIKSVHFMDVNGEIISLSEVLRKNKGKLLYIDFWASWCAPCRLEMPSSKILQNRLKDENIEFIYISIDTDKNKWLKANKDENLLSKNNYLALNYPQASFYGELKLKTIPRYILFDKNGILISDNAPKPSDKKFEAKIKYITNN from the coding sequence ATGAAACAATTTTTTATAACACTAGTATTTCTGTCTACTATATTATTTATCTCTTGTGAAAAAAATCTTAAGAAAAAAATTAAAAGTGAAGACGTTGTATTAATTTTTGAAGAAAGAACTTTTGAAAAAGATACACTTAAAATTAATGGTATTATGGCATCTTATAACGTTAATCCAGCTTTGACTTATATTGAAGAAGGTAACTTTCAAGAGAAAAAAATTTTTCCGAAAAATTTTTTAAAAATGGATACAATAATATTAAAAACAAAAAATAATATTATAATCAATCATAAATATCATTATTATTACAACTCTTCATATTATTTAAAAACAGGTGATACTATCATATTCAAATATAACGATGATGCCCCTTTTGTAGAGATAAACAGTGAAAACACACAAAATATTGAAACACAATATAATTTAAAAAACAAAGTGCTTCAAAGTTCAATGGATTTTTTTTTAAGAAATGACCACTTTAGAAATGAAGATGAAGAAATGAAATATAAGCTTTCATTGAATAATAATTTAGAAAAAAAAATAAATTTTTTAAATAATAATAAAAACAGTCTCGATAGTAAATATTACTATTATTTGAAAAATAAACTTGTTTTCGAAAAAAAAATAATCAATAATGATAATGTCCTAATCAATAATGATTCGCTTTTAGTATTAAATACTTACAGAGATAATATTGAAAAATATTACAAAGAAAAATATGGTACAAAAACAGTAAAAACAAGCAATGGATGGAGAGTTGATAACAGAGCAATTTACGATTCATTAGCAAGAAAAAAAACTATAATTAGTTTGACAGATAAATATATACTTTACCATAATTTAAAAGAAATCGCTGAAAATTTTCCATCTCAAGATTTAGAAAAATATTTATTTAAATTTCAAAAAATAACGAATGATTCTATTTTAATTAATGAAATGAAATCTGATTATCTGCTTGATTATATTAATCTAAAAAAAGATATAAAAAGTGTACATTTTATGGATGTTAATGGTGAAATAATATCTTTAAGTGAAGTTCTTAGAAAAAATAAAGGAAAATTACTTTACATTGATTTTTGGGCTAGTTGGTGTGCTCCTTGCAGATTAGAAATGCCGAGTTCAAAAATATTACAAAATCGATTAAAAGATGAAAATATAGAATTTATTTATATTTCAATTGATACAGATAAAAACAAATGGCTCAAGGCAAATAAAGATGAAAATTTATTATCTAAAAACAATTACCTAGCTCTCAATTACCCACAAGCAAGTTTTTATGGTGAATTAAAATTGAAAACAATTCCAAGATATATATTATTTGATAAGAACGGTATTTTAATATCTGACAATGCACCAAAACCTTCTGATAAAAAGTTTGAGGCTAAAATAAAATATATTACTAACAATTAA